The Alphaproteobacteria bacterium US3C007 genomic interval TGGCCACCAGCGATGTCAGCCATACGCCGGTTGCAGCTGATGGGACCAGTTGTATCTGCCTGGCCGTGACCGAGGCGCCTTTAAAATTTACCGGATTGCTGCATAAATTGATGCAACCGCTTCTAAAGATCTAAAGCGTCTTTAAACTGCTGATGTAGCGGCGGACTTGCGACCAAAACACCGGATGATGTTACCTCTGAGCGATTAAAAGAAAGCGGGTTGCCCGCTTTGTCACTGACGCGGGCTCCTGCTTCTGCGGCTATGAGAGCTCCGGCGCAAATATCCCAATCCCAAGTGTCACGCAGCGTGATCATTGCGTCAAACTCCCCCTGTGCGACCAACGCCATGCGATACGCCAATGATGGCTTGTGCCGCCGCTGCAGGCCCGCCGGCAGCGGAAGGCGCCAATTCTGTGCGTCCAAAGCAGGTTTTGCGGCCAGCACGGTGGCCTCGTCAAGCTGCCTGCAATCAGAGACGTTGATCGCTTGCTGATTGAGAAACGCGCCTGACCCTTGTTCTGCATAATAGGTCAAACCTAGCATAGGCAGGGCAATCACCGCAGCGGTGACATTAGATCCAGTGGTGATGGCCAATGAATGCGCCCATGTCTTTTCACCTGCGATAAAACTTCGCGTCCCATCGATCGGATCAATCACGAAGCAATGCTCTGCACCGAGACGCTTTTGATCATCTTCCGTTTCCTCAGACAGCCAACCATAATTTGGCCGCGCCGACCCAAGCATATCAAATAGCATAGCATTAACCGCTAAATCCGCTTCGGTAACGGGCCCAGAGTGATCAGGCTTTTCCCAAGCTTGGGCGCCATTTCGGGCATAGCGCTGCGCAATTTCACCCGCTTTTTGCGCAGCCGCCAGCAAAAGCTGAAGATCAACCCCCGGCAATAGTCATTCCATCAATCAACAGGGAAGGAACGCGTCGAGACAGATGCGCGCGCGCATCATTAGCGGCGATGAAGCCGCGCAGCATGTCGCGTAAATTGCCCGCGATCGTGCATTCGCTCACCGGATGACTGATCACACCATTTTCCACCCAAACGCCAGCGGCGCCGCGCGAATAATCACCAGTATTAGGGTTGATGGTGGACCCAATCATTGACGTGACCAGCAAGCCTTTGCCCATATCGCGGATCAAATCGGCCTGAGTATGCAGCCCTGGCATCAAGGTGATATTCCAATTGCTCGGACTGGGGGGCGAGCTGACTCCACGCGACGCATTGCCCGTGGGCGGCATCGATAAATGCCGCGCAGAAGCCAGATCTAAGGTCCACCCGGTTAGCACCCCATTTTCAACAAGAGCGCGCCGCTGCGTCGGCAAGCCTTCCCCGTCAAAGGGGCGCGATCCCGCCACGCGCGGGCGATGCGGATCTTCGATCAGCTGCGTCCCATCTGGAAACACTTGTTGACCCAAGCCCTCCAGCAACCAAGACGAGCCGCGCGCCACAGAGGCGCCATTGATAGCGCCCAAAAAATGCCCGATCAGGCTGGAGGCAACGCGCTCATCGAACAAAACGGGAAACTGCCCAGTGGGCGGCTTTGATGGCTTAAGCCGGGCCACGGCCCGCGCGCCGGCATTTGCCCCAATTTCAGCTGGATCGGTCAGATCTTCTTGAAAAATACGGTTGTCAAAATCATAGTCACGTTCCATCTGCAGACCGGTACCAGCAATCGCCACGCAGGAAATTGACCGGCTGCTGCGCTGATACCCGCCCGCAAAGCCAGCGCTGGTTTGAAAATGAACCTGGCCAGAGCCGTAAGAGGCCGAGGCCGCATCTACCTGTTCAATCCCCGCCACACGCAGCGCTGCAGCTTCAGCCGCAAGCGCATCTGCCTCTAATGCGGCAGCAGAGGGTTCCGGCTGCGCGTCATAAAGTTCAAGTTCCTCTATATTCCAATCCATGGCCAGCTGTTCGGGCGCCGCCAGCCCCGCATAGGGATCATCCGGGGCTTCTTTGGCCATGGCCACGGCCCGCTCGGCCATGGTGCTCAGCGTGTCATCGCGCAGATCAGATCCAGAGACCACCGCCTGCCGTTGACCTATGAAGACCCGCAGCCCCAAATCCATTGCTTCGGATCGCTCGGCCTGCTCTAAAACGCCCGAGCGCACATTGATCTCGATCGCGCTGCCCATGCTGGCCAAAGCATCCGCCGCATCAGCCCCAGCAAGCCGCGCTGCACTAAGCAGCTTTTCAGTGAATTCTGGCAAAGAGGTAGATTGGCCCGACATGACACCCCGCAAAATTAGTTTCTACACAGGTAGTGAACCCACCCAAACAAGGCAAGCTTCCATTGCAGATGCTGCTGGTTTTTGTGTAGCCTTGGCGGCAGAGTGCAGCGAAATAGGATAAACAAGATAATGAAAACGGCACTGATCACAGGGGGCGCGCGCGGCATCGGCTTGGCAACAGCGCATATTTTTGCGGAAAACGGCTATCAAGTGGTTTTGCTTGACCGGGATGCGCAAGCACTCGACGCTGCTGCACTAGACCTTCCCGCCGCAGAAATTTTGGTATTCGACGTGTCTAACCCGCAAGCCTCGGGGCAAATCGCGCAAGAGATACAAACCCGGCTGGGGCGACTTGATTGCCTTGTCAACAATGCTGGTGTGGCTGATTTTGGTCCGATTGAAGATTGCGATCCAGCCATTTGGCGCAAGGTTATGGATACGAATTTGGATGGTATGTTTTACCTCAGCCAAGCCCTAACACCGCTGCTGCGTGACACGCGGGGCAGCATTGTCAATATCGCCTCTATTTCAGGTCTGCGTGCTTCGACCTTGCGCGTTGCTTATGGCACTTCAAAAGCGGCGGTAATGCAGCTTACAAAACAACAAGCCATTGAATTGGGCGAATATGGCATTCGCGCCAATTGCGTGGCCCCCGGCCCAGTGCGCACAAAATTGGCGATGGCCGTTCACACCCCAGAGATTATTGACGCCTATCATGACGCCATCCCTTTAAACCGTTATGGCAACGAGCGCGAAATTGGCGAAGTCATCTTTTTTCTATGCTCTGAGAAAGCTTCTTTTGTAACAGGCCAAGTGGTTGCCGCGGATGGCGGCTTTGAGGCAACGGGTGTTGGACTGCCAGCGCTGCGCGTCTAAACCCTATGCCTGAAAAAGACACGCGGCCTGAAGCAGAGATCAAAGATCATGTTTAACACCCGATCCCGCTACCCATAGCCTCTTCGCCTCTATATATAGGCGTGGCGAACCCTAGATCTGAAAGCGAGCATATAGATGAAAGACCTCACCGGCAAAACAGCTGTAATCACCGGTGCCAGCCGTGGCATTGGGGCGGCAACTGCCGCGGAATTGGCCGCTGCCGGCGCCAATGTTTGCCTTTTGGCGCGCAGCGAAACTCAGATTATTGAACTGGCGAACGATATCGGGCCTCGCGCCATGGCGCGGGCCTGCGATGTCGCCGATTACGCGGCCGTAGACGCTGCGATCCGCGCCGCACAAGCAGCGTTTGGCAGCGTTGATATTCTGATTAATAACGCGGGTGTGATTGCCCCAATCAGCGCTTTGGCCAGCGTCGAGCCGCAAGAGTGGTCACAAATGATCGATATCAACCTGAAAGGCGTGTTTTATGGCATCCGCGCGGCCCTGCCGATCATGCAGGCCCAAGGCGCAGGAACGATCCTGACCGTGAGTTCGGGCGCGGCGCATCATGCGGTAGAGGGCTGGAGCGGCTATTGTGCGTCAAAAGCTGGGGCCGCCATGCTGACCGAATCTTTGCATTTAGAGCATCACAAAGACGGTATTCGAAGCATGGGCTTATCACCGGGAACCGTTGCAACCCAAATGCAGAAAGACATCAAAGCCAGCGGTATTAACCCTGTCAGCCAGCTTGACTGGTCGGCGCATATTGCCACAGATTGGCCCGCCAAAGCGCTTGTTTGGATGTGCACCAGCGCCGCCGACCCTTATTTGGGTACGGAATTATCGCTGCGCGATACCGCGTTTCGCCAAAAACTGGGCCTGCTATGATCCAGCTTCACAAAGACGGCACTATTTGGCGTTTAACCTTAGATCGGCCCGATAAAGCCAATTCGTTGACGCAAGACATGCTGGAAGAGATTTTACAAATCGTGCAGATGGCGCAAACAGCACAGGCTCTCATCATAACCGGCGCAGGTAAAACATTCAGCGCCGGAGCGGATCTAGATCAAGCCGCGCTGGGATTGGCAACCTCGGATATTTGGGAGCGCGTTTCAACCGCGATTGCCGATTTGCCGGCGCTGACAATTGCGGCCTTAAACGGCACTTTAGCAGGCGGCGCGTTTGGCATGGCCTTGGCCTGCGATTTACGCCTTGCCGTTCCAGAAGCCAAATTTTTCTACCCCGTAATGGAGCGCGGGTTTCTACCGCAACCTAGCGATCCGGGAAGATTGCGCGCACTGATTGGGCCCGCACGAAGCAAATTAATTTTAATGGCCGGTCATAAAATGACCGCCACAGACGCATTGAATGCCGGGTTGATCGACCAAATATGCGCCAAAGATACGCTTATCGCAGCAGCCTATCGGATGACAGAAAAGGTCAGCAAAGCGCAAGCCAGCCATGTGGCCGCGATAAAAGCAATGTGCAACGCCAGCCGAGGCACGCTTTAGCGGCGGCGTTTGGGCGTGCGGGATAAAAACTCCGGCGGCCGTTTCGCCACCCAAGCAATAAATTTTTCCAGACGAGGATGCGTTTTCAATTTTTCAATGGTGGCATAATTGCGGGCTAGCTCGGCCTCGCTAAGGCAGGCATGAATTTCTTTATGACATTGATGATGCAACAAAACCGTCGGGCCACCTTTGCCGCCTTTTAGCTTGGGCACCAAATGGTGAAGGCTTTGCGGCGCGTGTGGTGGGATAGGCCGCGCGCATAAAGGGCAGATTGGATCCTCTATCATCGCTAAGCCTTTATTCTCTTACGCGTCACTGTAAAGGATCTAGCTTGAAATGCTGTTCAGAAAAGCAGGCGCCGCAAAACAGGCTGAACGACGATAAATACCGGTGGATCAATAGCCCGGATAGGCTTAGACCCTAAGCGCAAAGCGTTAAGCACCGCCGTCATAAACCAAGGAGACTGCTCAGAATGATCAAAGAGACGCGTTGCATTGATCTGATAAGCTTATCGGCTATCTGCAGGGGGAGGGCATGAGCAATTCAGCGCTAATCATCGGGGCCGGTCCGGCGGGGCTTATGGCCGCAGAGCGGTTGCTGGCGCAAGGCGCGCAGGTGCAGATTTTCGACGCGAAACCCTCTATCGGGCGAAAATTTCTTATGGCGGGAAAATCAGGTTTAAACCTGACCAAAAATGAGCCTCTCGCAATCTTTCAAAATCAATATTACGACGCCAGCGCGCAATTGGCCCCCATGCTCAATGATTTTGGACCAGCCGACGTGATGCGTTGGGCGAATGCGCTGGGCGCAGACGTGTTTAGCGGATCTTCTGGCCGCGTCTTTCCAAAAGTTATGAAAGCCTCGCCTCTCTTGCGCGCCTGGATGCTTCGTCTTCAAAATGCAGGGGCTGAACTGCGCGTGAAATCGCGGTGGAGGACGCTTAGCAAAGATGGCTGCTTTGGATTTGAAACCCCAAGCGGACCCGCACAGATCACCCCAGATGTTGCGGTTTTGGCGCTTGGCGGGGGCAGTTGGAAAAAACTGGGCTCTGACGGGCAGTGGATTGATATTCTGGCGCAGCGCGGCGTAGCAAGCGCACCCTTTGAGCCCTCAAACGCGGCACTGCAGGTGGCCTGGTCACCCTATATGCAGAAACTCTATGGCCAGCCTATTAAATCCGTAGCACTGACAGCGGGGGGGTATAAAAGCCGCGGCGAGGTGATCCTAAGTAAGCAGGGCTTAGAGGGCAGCGGTATTTATACGCTCAGCCCAGCGCTCCGCCAGCGCCAAAAGCTGTTTATCGATCTTGCGCCAGATCTTACGATTGCGCAGATCGCGACGGCATTGCAGCGGCCAAAGGGCAAAAACAGCCTCTCAAATTTTTTACGCAAAACCTTGCGCCTACCCCCGGTTAAGATTGCTTTGCTGCAAGAACTGGCCCGCCCATTGCCCACCGACCCCGCGGCGCTGGCCCGCATGATCAAAGCCCTGCCGCTCGCCTATACGGGGCTTGCTCCCTTGGATGAAGCAATTTCCACAGCGGGCGGCGTGCGATGGCAGGATCTCAATGCGGGCCTGATGCTCAAAAAATTACCTGGTGTTTTTTGCGCTGGCGAAATGTTGGATTGGGAAGCGCCAACGGGGGGCTATCTGATAAATGCCTGCCTAGCCACCGGTGCTTGGGCCGGCGATCATGCGGCAAACTATGCGGCTCAAAGCTAAAACAAACCTGTCTAGCGCGTCAAAAGCCCGTGGCATGTAAACGTTTAAAATACCCCTATTTTGCGATCTAGCAAAGTTTTACAATATGCGATTATCGATGGAAGAATCGCCGCCACTCATGCTAAACCTTGTGGTATGCAAGCTGAGACACCCCATATCTTCAAAGAACGCCCCCTGATCCGGCAGTTAGATGACGCAGCGGTAAACCGCATCGCAGCCGGCGAAGTGGTCGAGCGCCCGGCCTCTGCAGTCAAAGAGCTGACAGAAAATGCCATTGATGCCGGAGCACGGCGCATTTCCATTGATATCGCCGATGGAGGCAAAACGCTGATCCGCATCACTGATGACGGTCACGGCATGACAGCGGATGATCTGCCCTTAGCCCTATCCCGCCATGCCACATCTAAAATTGACGGAAGTGACCTGCTGAATATTGAAAGTTTCGGATTTCGAGGCGAAGCCCTGCCATCATTGGGCGCCGTTGGAAGGCTTTCCATTACCAGTCGCGCTGCCGGCCATGAGGGCGCCGAAATCACCGTTTCAGGAAGCGTGCAATCGGCGGTAAAACCAGCAGCGCTTAGCGCGGGCACAGTGGTCGAGCTGCGTGATTTATTCTTTGCCACGCCGGCGCGCTTAAAGTTTATGCGCAGCGAGCGCGCTGAAACCCAAGCAATCAGCGATGTTATTCGCCGCTTGGCCATGGCAGAGCCTGCAATCGGGTTCGTGTTGCGAGATGTCTCGGGAGGCGCGCAGCGGATGATCTTGCAGCTTGCCCCGGAAGACGCCCCGTATTTCGAGGCATTGGCAAACCGGTTGTCAAAACTCTTGGGCCAAGAGTTTATCGAGAATGCGCTGCGCATCGAAACCGAGCGCGAGCACCTTCGTTTAACCGGCTATGCTGCATTGCCCACCTATTCGCGCGGAGCCGCCATTAATCAATATATTTTCGTCAATGGCCGCCCGGTGCGCGATAAAACGTTGAATGGCGCGTTAAGAGCGGCCTATTCTGACGTGTTGTCGCGCGATCGGCATCCGGCCGCAGCGCTCAACATCACCTGCGATCCGCATTTGGTCGATGTCAACGTGCATCCTGCAAAATCAGAAGTCCGGTTTCGAGATCCATCCGCAGCGCGCAGTTTGATCGTTTCGGGCCTGCGCGCCGCCCTTTCCGAGGAAGGACACCGAGCATCAAGCACCGTTGCAGCAGCAGCGCTTGACGCGCTGAAGCCAGGCCAGCCCCGCGCGCCCGTTTATCAGATGCCGCGCCTCTCGACCAAAAGCAAAGTTGAAAGCTATCGGTTCCAATCCCCAGAATTTGCCGAACCAAGCGCCTCATATGTCGCGCAAGAGCCACAGCAGGCAAAGCCAAAGACACCCGCAACCGCGGATGACTCACAGCCAATTGCTGAACAAGATCATTTTCCCTTGGGCGCAGCGAGAGGCCAAATTCACGAGAACTACATCATTGCCCAAACCGAAAACGGCCTTGTGATTGTGGATCAACACGCAGCCCATGAACGCCTTGTTTACGAAAAGCTGAAAGCGCAAATGGCGGAAACCGGCGTCGCCACGCAAGCGCTTTTGATTCCAGATATTGTTGAGCTTCCAGCTGAAACATGCGCTGATCTTCTGCAACGCTCCCAAGAGCTGGCCGAACTGGGGCTGATCATTGAGGCCTTTGGGGGAAGCGCCATAGCAGTGCGCGAAACACCGGCTATTTTGGGCCCCGTGAGCGCAAAACCCCTGATCATGGATCTGGTGGATGAGCTGCAAGATCTGGGCAATAGCGAAAAAATCAAAACCAAGATCCAAGAAATTCTGAGCCGGATTTCCTGCCATGGATCTATTCGCTCTGGGCGCAGAATGCGGCCCGAAGAAATGAATGCATTGCTGCGCGATATGGAGAAAACGCCGCTTTCGGGCCAATGTAATCATGGTCGGCCAACGTATATAGAATTAAAACTGGCGGATATCGAACGCTTATTCGGGCGTAGCTGATGGAAAACACGCCTCTCCTTTCAAACAATCCGATGGTTTTTCTTGTGCTTGGCCTGCTGCTGGCGGTCTTGATTTGGTGGATTTCTACCTTGCGTAAATCCGGCCAGTCAAACGGGCTTGCAGAACAAGAAATGAGCCTTTTGGTCAAACAATTGCAGGCCCTAAGTGACGGCCAAGAGCGTTTATCAGGCGGGCTACACCACGTGTCAGAAGCCAATGCCAAGGCGCAAACCAACATGCTGGCCTTGATGGAGCAACGTCTTGCGCAAGTTCAGCAACAGCTCTCTGAAAATATGCATGGCTCAGCCCGCCGGACTGCCCAATCTTTGGGGGATCTTCAGCAGCGCTTAGCCACCATTGATAAAGCACAAGAGAACATCACCAAGCTCTCAGGGGATGTTTTGAGTTTGCAGGATATTTTGTCAAACAAACAAACACGCGGGGCATTCGGTGAAATTCAATTGCATGACATCGTGATCAAAGCCTTGCCACAAGACAGTTTTACGATGCAAGCCACCCTTTCAAACGGGCGGCGCGCAGATTGTATTATTCACCTTCCCAACCCGCCTGGGCCAATCGCCATCGACAGTAAATTTCCCCTAGAAGCTTATGAAGCGATGCGGCGGGCCAGCACAGAGGCCGATTTGGCAGAGGCGGCGCGGCAATTTCGAACAGCGCTGCGCAAACATATCAAGGATATCAGCGAGAAATATATTATCGAGGGGGAAACCGCGGATGGCGCGCTGATGTTTTTGCCGTCAGAAGCGGTTTACGCTGAGATCCACGCGAATTTCCCAGATTTGGTGCGTGAAAGCTTTGCAGCGCGCGTTTGGATCGTATCCCCCACCACCTGCATGGCCACGTTAAATACAATGCGCGCCATTCTCAAAGATGCCCGCATGCGCGCGCAAGCAGGATCCATCCGCCGCGAATTAGGCCTTCTGTATCAAGATGTTGACAGATTAGGCACGCGGGTTGAAAACCTTGACCGTCATTTCGGTCAAGCCGCAAAAGATCTGTCTGAAATCAAAATCAGCTCGGAAAAAGCTGGAAGACGGGCGCGCCGCTTGGATAATTTTGACTTTGAAGAGTTGGCTCCAAGCGAGGCAGAACCTCCGCTGGTGCCCCCAACACCCGCAAAAGACCCGTAAGCCAAATGAGCACGAACGTGTCGAGACGCTTGCCAATAAACTTTGTTTGTATGAAAATGCGCGATGCAGCGATCAGGCTCGGATCAAAGCGTTGCCAGCTTGCATTGTTTTGTGGCTAAATTGAATTCTTTGCATGATAATCTTTTGATAAGGCTTCACCTTGAGATAGACAGCGCTTATAGGCTAACACTTGTAAAAACGTGGCGAGATACACCAAGTGGCACATATCATTGTTGTCGGAAATGAAAAAGGCGGCGCTGGCAAGTCAACAGTCACGATGCATTTGGCGACCGCGCTGTCGCGCATGGGCCATCGGGTTGCAGGGCTTGATTTGGATCTGCGCCAACAAACATTTGCCCGCTATTGCTTGAACCGTAAAAAATATCAGGATGAGGCGGGGCTAAGTTTCCCAAGCCCACAACATTTTAGCCTGCCTGAAATTGAAAAATCCGCCGTACCTGAAGACGAAAACATCTATGATCACAGATTGTCAGCCGCGATCGTTGAGATGGAACCCGGTAGCGATTTTATTATGATAGATTGCCCAGGCTCGCATACACGCTTGAGCCAGGTCGCCCATTCGCTTGCCGATACACTGATCACCCCGCTGAATGACAGCTTTGTCGATTTTGATCTCTTGGCGCATATCAGCAGTGATGGGCAAACCATCGCCGGCCCGTCTGTTTATTCGGAAATGGTCTGGCATGCCCGGCAATTGCGCGCGCAGGCTGGTTTAAAGCCGATCGACTGGATTGTGTTGCGCAACCGCGTGGGCGCGCAGCAAATGGTCAATAAACAAAAAATGAGCAAGGCACTGGAAGAATTGGCCGACCGGATCGGGTTCCGGATTGCACCCGGTTTCAATGAGCGGGTGATTTTCAGAGAGCTGTTCCCGCGCGGGCTTACCTTGCTTGATCTTAAAGATACCGGGGTGCGGCAGTTGAATATGTCAAATATTGCCGCCCGCCAAGAATTGCGCGATCTGCTTAAAACGCTAGAGCTTCCCGAAGTTGAGCTTAATTTTTAGCGGCTTTGATTGCCTCAGCTAGCGGCCTAAATCAGTAAATCCGCGCAATCCGACTGTAGCGCGCTATCTCACGATCAAACCTGTTCGATGCGCAGGAAAGGAAAATATCGCATGACGAAATTCGCGCCGCCGCGCCAAGAGCTGATATTTAGGTTGGTTCTATCCATCCTCGCGCTCGCGCTGCTTGTCTTTGCGCTGAGCCAACGCAGCGTCAGTTCAGCCGCCGGAGTAGAAATGGTCGCCGCCGCGGTGCTTTTCTTTGGAGGCACCATCGGCTGGACCCTGTGGCGATTGTTTAAAAGCAAAACTCCGTTCAACAAACGCTCTGAAAGCCGCAGCTCTGCGTCAGACCGCTCATCGCAGCCATAACGTTAGAACGCGGTTGAGCTGCGCGTGGTGACTGCGCGCGGATCCGTTTGCACATCCAATATCGCGGGGGCATGCGCCGCACGGGCCGCGGCAAACGCATCGGCAAATTGGTCCGTCTTGGTGATCGTTGCGCCAAACCCTCCATAGGAGCGGGCCAGAGCCGCAAAATCTGGATTGCGGATATCTGTTCCTGAAGGGCGGTCAGGATATGTCTTTTGCTGGTGCATTCGAATGGTTCCATAAACACCGTTATTCACCACAATCACGATAATATTGGCGCCGTATTGAACCGCCGTTCCAAACTCTTGCATGCTCATTTGAAAACACCCATCGCCGGCAAGGCACACAACCGCGCGCTCCGGATGTGCTAATTTTGCCGAAACCGCCGCGGGCAGCCCATATCCCATGCTTCCAGAAGTGGGCGCAAGTTGCGTGCGATAGGCTTTGTAGCAGAAATAACGGTGCAGCCAGCCTGCGTAATTGCCCGCCCCATTGGTTAAAATAGCATCGTCTGAAAGCGTTGCAGAAAGATGCAAGATCACCTGCTCTAATTGCACAGCCCCCGGGGTTGCGGATGGGGCTTGCCACGCCTGATAGGCCTTATGCTCGGGGCTGGCCTGCGGTGCAACAGGCACCGCAGGCAAGGTTTTAAGCGCCTGCGCCAAGAATTGAGATGCCGTACAAGCAAAGCCCAAATGGGGGCGATACACGCGCCCAATCTCATTGGCATCGCTGTGGATATGGATCATGGTTTGGCTTGGATTTGGAATGTCTAACAGCCCATATCCGCCCGTTGTCATCTCGCCCATGCGCGCCCCCAGCACCAGGAGGCAATCCGCGCTTTGCACCCGGCTTAGCAAAGCGGGATTAGGGGCAATTCCCAAATCACCAGCATAATTGGGGTGCCGGTTGTCAATGTAATCTTGGCATCGAAAAGATGTGGCCACGGGCAGATGAAGCGCTGCGGCAAAGCGGGCCAGATCCTTGGCGGCTTTTGCGCTCCACGCGCCGCCCCCGGCGATAAGGATTGGGTTTTCTGCCCCCTGCAGCTGTGTCAGCACCTTTTGCACAGAGGCCTCTGAGACATCCTGCCAGGCAGGTTGCGCCGGCTTTGCATCCAACACGTCACACTGCTGCGCCAGCATATCCTCGGGCAAGGCCAACACGACCGGGCCAGGTCGCCCCGAAACGGCCATGTGAAATGCCCGGCTGATATATTCAGGTATCCGATCAACGCGATCAATTTCGGCAACCCATTTGGCAAGCGGCGCGAACATCTGCCGATAATCAACTTCTTGAAAGGCTTCCCGATCACGCTGATCGCTGGCCACCTGGCCCACGAATAAGATCATCGGCGTGCTATCTTGCAACGCGATATGCACCCCAGCGGATGCATTTGTTGCGCCCGGACCCCGCGTAACAAAGGCCACGCCCGGCTTGCCGGTTAACTTGCCATGCGCTTCTGCCATTATCGCCACGCCGCCTTCTTGACGCCCGATGATCGTTTCAATGCCGCTCTCAAACAATCCGTCCAGCGCTGCTAGATAGCTTTCCCCAGGCAAACAAAACACCCGGTCTACGCCTTGAATTTTTAACTGGTCGATCAGGATTTGGCCGCCGTGACGCATTTTTCTATTCTCCAAGCGATGGCTCAAAACGGATGCGACACCCGTGCAAACCAATCAAATATCAAGCCGCCCGCAACCCAAGCAATGCGCGCGCCTCGTGCACGGTGGCAGGCTTGCGATCGAAGCGCGTGCAAAGATCAACTGCGCGCGCAACAAGCGCAGCATTTGAGGGCGCTAAGGTTGAACGATCAAGTTTGATATTATCTTCCAACCCAGTACGCACATGTCCACCCGCGGCAATCGACCATTCATTGACAACGATTTGCTGCGCCCCGATACCGGCCGCGCACCATTCAACATCCGGCATCAAACGCTCTACCGTTTTTATATAATAGTCAAAAACGTCTTTCTCCGCAGGCATTGCATTCTTTACCCCCATCACGAATTGCACATAGGGCTTCGCCGCGAGGCGGCCATCGGCCAACATCTTCGCCGTTTGATACAAATGAGACAAATCGAAAGCTTCTATCTCTGGTTTAATATCATATGCGAGCATTTCACTGGAGAGCCAATCGATCAAATCCGGAGGGTTTTCATAAACCCGCGTCGGAAAATTATTCGAGCCCACTGTCAGTGACGCCATATCAGGGCGCAGCGGCAACATCCCACCACGCTCCTGCCCCGCACCAGAGCGGCCTCCGGTTGACAATTGAACAATCATGCCGGGGCAATGGGTTTTTATACCCTCCATCAACAGCGCAAACCGGCCCGGATCCGAGCTTGGCGTTCCATCGGGCAAACGCACATGGCAATGCGCGATACTTGCGCCCAATTCAAAAGCCGCTTGCGTGCTTTCCACTTGTTCTTCGATGGAAATAGGCACAGCCGGATTGTCAGATTTCTTTGGCACTG includes:
- a CDS encoding 3'(2'),5'-bisphosphate nucleotidase CysQ, which encodes MPGVDLQLLLAAAQKAGEIAQRYARNGAQAWEKPDHSGPVTEADLAVNAMLFDMLGSARPNYGWLSEETEDDQKRLGAEHCFVIDPIDGTRSFIAGEKTWAHSLAITTGSNVTAAVIALPMLGLTYYAEQGSGAFLNQQAINVSDCRQLDEATVLAAKPALDAQNWRLPLPAGLQRRHKPSLAYRMALVAQGEFDAMITLRDTWDWDICAGALIAAEAGARVSDKAGNPLSFNRSEVTSSGVLVASPPLHQQFKDALDL
- a CDS encoding TldD/PmbA family protein: MSGQSTSLPEFTEKLLSAARLAGADAADALASMGSAIEINVRSGVLEQAERSEAMDLGLRVFIGQRQAVVSGSDLRDDTLSTMAERAVAMAKEAPDDPYAGLAAPEQLAMDWNIEELELYDAQPEPSAAALEADALAAEAAALRVAGIEQVDAASASYGSGQVHFQTSAGFAGGYQRSSRSISCVAIAGTGLQMERDYDFDNRIFQEDLTDPAEIGANAGARAVARLKPSKPPTGQFPVLFDERVASSLIGHFLGAINGASVARGSSWLLEGLGQQVFPDGTQLIEDPHRPRVAGSRPFDGEGLPTQRRALVENGVLTGWTLDLASARHLSMPPTGNASRGVSSPPSPSNWNITLMPGLHTQADLIRDMGKGLLVTSMIGSTINPNTGDYSRGAAGVWVENGVISHPVSECTIAGNLRDMLRGFIAANDARAHLSRRVPSLLIDGMTIAGG
- a CDS encoding SDR family oxidoreductase is translated as MKTALITGGARGIGLATAHIFAENGYQVVLLDRDAQALDAAALDLPAAEILVFDVSNPQASGQIAQEIQTRLGRLDCLVNNAGVADFGPIEDCDPAIWRKVMDTNLDGMFYLSQALTPLLRDTRGSIVNIASISGLRASTLRVAYGTSKAAVMQLTKQQAIELGEYGIRANCVAPGPVRTKLAMAVHTPEIIDAYHDAIPLNRYGNEREIGEVIFFLCSEKASFVTGQVVAADGGFEATGVGLPALRV
- a CDS encoding SDR family NAD(P)-dependent oxidoreductase produces the protein MKDLTGKTAVITGASRGIGAATAAELAAAGANVCLLARSETQIIELANDIGPRAMARACDVADYAAVDAAIRAAQAAFGSVDILINNAGVIAPISALASVEPQEWSQMIDINLKGVFYGIRAALPIMQAQGAGTILTVSSGAAHHAVEGWSGYCASKAGAAMLTESLHLEHHKDGIRSMGLSPGTVATQMQKDIKASGINPVSQLDWSAHIATDWPAKALVWMCTSAADPYLGTELSLRDTAFRQKLGLL
- a CDS encoding enoyl-CoA hydratase/isomerase family protein, with protein sequence MIQLHKDGTIWRLTLDRPDKANSLTQDMLEEILQIVQMAQTAQALIITGAGKTFSAGADLDQAALGLATSDIWERVSTAIADLPALTIAALNGTLAGGAFGMALACDLRLAVPEAKFFYPVMERGFLPQPSDPGRLRALIGPARSKLILMAGHKMTATDALNAGLIDQICAKDTLIAAAYRMTEKVSKAQASHVAAIKAMCNASRGTL
- a CDS encoding HNH endonuclease; translated protein: MIEDPICPLCARPIPPHAPQSLHHLVPKLKGGKGGPTVLLHHQCHKEIHACLSEAELARNYATIEKLKTHPRLEKFIAWVAKRPPEFLSRTPKRRR
- a CDS encoding TIGR03862 family flavoprotein: MSNSALIIGAGPAGLMAAERLLAQGAQVQIFDAKPSIGRKFLMAGKSGLNLTKNEPLAIFQNQYYDASAQLAPMLNDFGPADVMRWANALGADVFSGSSGRVFPKVMKASPLLRAWMLRLQNAGAELRVKSRWRTLSKDGCFGFETPSGPAQITPDVAVLALGGGSWKKLGSDGQWIDILAQRGVASAPFEPSNAALQVAWSPYMQKLYGQPIKSVALTAGGYKSRGEVILSKQGLEGSGIYTLSPALRQRQKLFIDLAPDLTIAQIATALQRPKGKNSLSNFLRKTLRLPPVKIALLQELARPLPTDPAALARMIKALPLAYTGLAPLDEAISTAGGVRWQDLNAGLMLKKLPGVFCAGEMLDWEAPTGGYLINACLATGAWAGDHAANYAAQS